The Geoglobus acetivorans genome window below encodes:
- a CDS encoding 2-oxoacid:acceptor oxidoreductase family protein codes for MVEGVRWEIRFHGRGGQGAVTASLLLAEAAFRCGYYSQSIPFFGAERRGAPVLAFTRISEEEILERSQIYSPDCVIVLDPVLPGTVNIFSGLKNGGIAVINTTDAPEKFRFHQNVLTICTVDAVDIAIRNHLVVSGTPVVNIPLLGAFLRIFSRIPPEITEDVIRERFRRNWKANVRAMWEGYENAVIRKVKGSGKTMSQESKCSIAVRVPVSKPVKGVAGRTSIWRDFVPEIDYSRCTGCLNCWLHCPESAVLRDGREVRIDYDFCKGCLVCSSVCPKTAISVAREVMG; via the coding sequence GTGGTAGAAGGGGTACGATGGGAAATCCGCTTTCATGGAAGGGGTGGTCAGGGGGCAGTAACTGCATCTCTACTCCTCGCAGAAGCTGCATTTCGGTGCGGATACTATTCTCAATCCATTCCGTTTTTTGGGGCTGAAAGAAGGGGTGCTCCGGTGCTTGCCTTCACAAGAATATCTGAAGAGGAAATACTTGAAAGGAGTCAGATATACTCACCTGACTGTGTCATTGTACTTGATCCGGTACTTCCAGGCACTGTGAACATCTTCAGCGGGTTGAAGAATGGAGGGATTGCAGTAATAAACACCACAGATGCTCCGGAGAAGTTCAGATTCCATCAAAACGTGCTGACGATATGCACAGTTGATGCCGTAGATATTGCAATTCGAAATCATCTGGTAGTTTCAGGCACCCCTGTTGTTAACATACCCCTGCTTGGCGCCTTTTTGAGGATATTTTCCCGCATTCCACCTGAGATTACTGAGGATGTGATAAGAGAAAGGTTCAGAAGAAACTGGAAGGCCAATGTCAGGGCTATGTGGGAGGGCTACGAAAATGCCGTGATCAGGAAAGTGAAAGGGTCTGGAAAAACGATGAGCCAGGAGAGTAAATGCAGCATTGCAGTTCGGGTACCTGTTTCAAAACCAGTAAAAGGTGTGGCAGGCAGGACATCGATATGGCGGGATTTTGTGCCCGAGATCGACTACAGCAGATGTACTGGTTGCCTGAACTGCTGGCTGCACTGCCCGGAAAGTGCAGTTCTGAGAGATGGGAGGGAAGTTAGGATAGACTATGATTTCTGCAAAGGGTGTCTTGTA